From Cellulomonas fimi ATCC 484, a single genomic window includes:
- the ilvD gene encoding dihydroxy-acid dehydratase codes for MTTTQDGTPGVDIKPRSRQVTDGLEATAARGMLRAVGLGDEDFAKPQVGVASSWNEITPCNLSLDRLAKAVKDGVHAGGGYPLEFGTISVSDGISMGHEGMHYSLVSRDVIADSVETVMMAERLDGSVLLAGCDKSLPGMLMAAARLDLASVFLYAGSIMPGWVKLSDGTEKDVTIIDAFEAVGACARGLMSPEDVDRIERAICPGEGACGGMYTANTMASVAEAMGMSLPGSAAPPSADRRRDQFARRSGEAVVELLRRGITARQIMTKEAFENAIAVVMAFGGSTNAVLHLLAIAHEAEVDLTLDDFSRVAARVPHLGDLKPFGRYVMNDVDRIGGVPVVMKALLDAGLLHGDCLTVTGRTVAENLAQIAPPDPDGKILRALDDPIHRTGGITILHGSLAPEGAVVKSAGFDSDVFEGTARVFERERAALDALEDGTIQAGDVVVIRYEGPKGGPGMREMLAITGAIKGAGLGKDVLLVTDGRFSGGTTGLCVGHIAPEAVDAGPIAFVRDGDRIRLDVAHAALDLLVDDATLAERAVGWEPIAPRYTRGVLGKYQKLVQSASRGAVLS; via the coding sequence ATGACGACGACGCAGGACGGCACGCCCGGGGTCGACATCAAGCCGCGCTCGCGGCAGGTGACCGACGGGCTCGAGGCGACGGCCGCGCGCGGGATGCTGCGCGCGGTCGGGCTCGGGGACGAGGACTTCGCGAAGCCGCAGGTCGGCGTCGCGTCGTCGTGGAACGAGATCACGCCGTGCAACCTGTCGCTCGACCGCCTGGCCAAGGCGGTCAAGGACGGCGTGCACGCGGGCGGCGGCTACCCGCTGGAGTTCGGCACGATCTCGGTGTCGGACGGCATCTCGATGGGCCACGAGGGCATGCACTACTCGCTCGTGAGCCGGGACGTCATCGCGGACTCCGTCGAGACCGTGATGATGGCCGAGCGCCTCGACGGGTCGGTGCTGCTCGCGGGGTGCGACAAGTCGCTGCCGGGGATGCTCATGGCGGCCGCGCGCCTCGACCTGGCGAGCGTGTTCCTCTACGCGGGCTCGATCATGCCGGGCTGGGTCAAGCTGTCCGACGGCACCGAGAAGGACGTGACGATCATCGACGCGTTCGAGGCCGTCGGGGCGTGCGCTCGGGGGCTCATGAGCCCGGAGGACGTCGACCGGATCGAGCGTGCGATCTGCCCGGGCGAGGGTGCGTGCGGCGGCATGTACACCGCGAACACCATGGCGTCGGTCGCGGAGGCGATGGGCATGTCGCTGCCGGGCTCGGCCGCACCGCCGTCGGCCGACCGCCGCCGCGACCAGTTCGCCCGACGCTCGGGGGAGGCGGTCGTCGAGCTGCTGCGGCGCGGGATCACGGCGCGCCAGATCATGACCAAGGAGGCCTTCGAGAACGCGATCGCGGTGGTCATGGCGTTCGGCGGCTCGACCAACGCGGTGCTGCACCTGCTCGCGATCGCGCACGAGGCGGAGGTCGACCTCACGCTCGACGACTTCAGCCGCGTCGCGGCGCGCGTGCCGCACCTCGGAGACCTCAAGCCGTTCGGCCGGTACGTCATGAACGACGTCGACCGCATCGGCGGCGTCCCCGTCGTCATGAAGGCGCTGCTCGACGCGGGCCTCCTGCACGGCGACTGCCTCACCGTGACCGGCCGGACCGTCGCGGAGAACCTCGCGCAGATCGCCCCGCCCGACCCCGACGGCAAGATCCTGCGGGCGCTCGACGACCCGATCCACCGCACGGGCGGCATCACGATCCTGCACGGTTCGCTCGCGCCCGAGGGCGCGGTCGTGAAGTCGGCGGGTTTCGACTCCGACGTGTTCGAGGGGACCGCGCGCGTGTTCGAGCGGGAGCGGGCCGCGCTCGACGCGCTCGAGGACGGCACGATCCAGGCGGGCGACGTCGTCGTGATCCGCTACGAGGGCCCCAAGGGCGGGCCGGGCATGCGCGAGATGCTCGCGATCACCGGCGCGATCAAGGGCGCCGGTCTCGGCAAGGACGTCCTGCTCGTGACGGACGGCCGCTTCTCCGGCGGGACGACGGGACTGTGCGTCGGGCACATCGCCCCCGAGGCCGTCGACGCGGGGCCGATCGCGTTCGTGCGTGACGGTGACCGGATCCGCCTCGACGTCGCGCACGCGGCCCTGGACCTGCTCGTCGACGACGCGACCCTCGCGGAGCGTGCCGTCGGGTGGGAGCCGATCGCGCCCCGGTACACCCGCGGCGTCCTCGGCAAGTACCAGAAGCTCGTGCAGTCCGCGTCGCGCGGTGCCGTCCTGTCGTGA
- a CDS encoding winged helix-turn-helix domain-containing protein, with the protein MTPPLPGPDAVGEPARARLDEVVHSPVRLSVVAALAATDEAEFGAVRDAVEISDSALSKAVAVLEQAGYVTVRKGYVGKRPRTWLALTPTGRGALRDHLAALRAIAGD; encoded by the coding sequence ATGACACCGCCGCTGCCCGGCCCCGACGCGGTGGGCGAGCCCGCCCGCGCCCGGCTCGACGAGGTCGTGCACTCCCCCGTCCGCCTGTCCGTCGTCGCCGCGCTTGCCGCGACCGACGAGGCCGAGTTCGGCGCGGTGCGCGACGCGGTCGAGATCAGCGACTCCGCCCTCTCCAAGGCGGTGGCCGTGCTCGAGCAGGCGGGCTACGTCACCGTGCGCAAGGGCTACGTCGGCAAGCGTCCGCGCACCTGGCTCGCGCTGACCCCGACGGGGCGCGGGGCCCTGCGCGACCACCTCGCGGCGCTGCGCGCGATCGCGGGCGACTGA
- a CDS encoding VOC family protein codes for MTSVRKVQVTFDCAEPRRVAAFWCAVLGYVPPAPPDGHATWEDAEASLPPERRGAWAAAADPEGVGPRLYFQRVPEGKVVKNRVHLDVRVGVGLVGEERVAALEAECARLVAVGGTRVRLLPADDEDESCLVMQDVEGNEFCLD; via the coding sequence ATGACGTCGGTCAGGAAGGTCCAGGTCACGTTCGACTGCGCGGAGCCGCGCCGCGTCGCCGCCTTCTGGTGCGCCGTGCTGGGGTACGTCCCGCCCGCACCGCCCGACGGGCACGCGACGTGGGAGGACGCCGAGGCGTCCCTGCCGCCCGAGCGGCGCGGGGCGTGGGCCGCCGCCGCCGACCCCGAGGGCGTGGGACCGCGGCTGTACTTCCAGCGCGTGCCCGAGGGCAAGGTCGTCAAGAACCGCGTGCACCTCGACGTGCGGGTCGGGGTCGGGCTCGTCGGCGAGGAGCGCGTCGCCGCCCTCGAGGCCGAGTGCGCCCGGCTCGTCGCCGTCGGAGGGACCCGGGTCCGGCTGCTGCCCGCGGACGACGAGGACGAGTCGTGCCTCGTCATGCAGGACGTCGAGGGCAACGAGTTCTGCCTCGACTGA
- a CDS encoding ROK family transcriptional regulator, protein MVAEAPEWAEGGSELQVALEVLLRGPLSRAELARRLDLSQPTLTRLTKDLVRRGLLVESDARPGPAVGRPSQPLDVDATSHHFVGVNLAVGTAHAVLVDLRGTVVATSSADLPQDAPEAVVAVVGDLADAVVAAAPAGTVLAGVPTGLGVSLGGHSPDGTTVHLAPFLGWHDVPLGALVRERTGLPTVVENDVAALASAEHWFGAGRDARTFAVVTVGAGVGYGLVVHDRLVRHADMGLGLVGHFPLDPNGPLCPEGHRGCAGAMLTTEALEAEAAVALRRPVTSTELLDLARDGDPAARRIVDDAGRALGRLVAAVANLTMPDLVVLTGEGVDLAVVADGALRAALAADRNPKATPVDLVVEPGDFSQWARGAAVVAIQDYVLRSR, encoded by the coding sequence GTGGTCGCGGAAGCACCAGAGTGGGCCGAGGGAGGCAGCGAGCTCCAGGTCGCCCTCGAGGTGCTGCTGCGCGGCCCCCTGTCGCGCGCCGAGCTCGCCCGCCGGCTCGACCTGTCGCAGCCGACCCTGACGCGGCTCACCAAGGACCTCGTCCGCCGCGGCCTGCTGGTCGAGTCCGACGCCCGCCCCGGCCCCGCCGTCGGGCGCCCCAGCCAGCCGCTCGACGTCGACGCCACCTCCCACCACTTCGTCGGCGTCAACCTCGCCGTCGGCACCGCGCACGCCGTGCTCGTCGACCTGCGCGGCACGGTGGTCGCGACGAGCTCCGCGGACCTCCCGCAGGACGCCCCGGAGGCGGTCGTCGCGGTGGTCGGCGACCTCGCGGACGCCGTGGTCGCCGCCGCGCCCGCCGGCACGGTCCTGGCCGGCGTCCCGACCGGGCTCGGCGTGAGCCTCGGCGGCCACTCCCCCGACGGGACGACGGTGCACCTCGCACCCTTCCTCGGCTGGCACGACGTGCCTCTCGGCGCGCTCGTGCGCGAGCGGACCGGCCTCCCGACGGTCGTCGAGAACGACGTCGCCGCCCTCGCGTCCGCGGAGCACTGGTTCGGCGCGGGGCGCGACGCGCGCACGTTCGCCGTGGTGACGGTCGGTGCAGGCGTGGGCTACGGGCTCGTCGTGCACGACCGCCTGGTGCGGCACGCCGACATGGGGCTCGGGCTCGTCGGCCACTTCCCGCTCGACCCGAACGGCCCGCTGTGCCCGGAGGGTCACCGCGGCTGTGCCGGCGCGATGCTCACGACGGAGGCCCTCGAGGCAGAGGCCGCCGTCGCGCTGCGGCGCCCGGTCACCTCCACCGAGCTGCTCGACCTGGCTCGCGACGGCGACCCCGCGGCGCGTCGCATCGTCGACGACGCCGGCCGGGCGCTCGGCCGGCTCGTCGCCGCCGTCGCGAACCTCACGATGCCCGACCTCGTGGTGCTCACCGGTGAGGGGGTGGACCTCGCGGTCGTCGCCGACGGCGCGCTGCGAGCCGCGCTCGCCGCGGACCGGAACCCGAAGGCCACACCGGTCGACCTCGTCGTGGAGCCCGGCGACTTCTCGCAGTGGGCGCGCGGCGCTGCGGTCGTCGCGATCCAGGACTACGTGCTGCGCTCGCGCTGA
- a CDS encoding putative bifunctional diguanylate cyclase/phosphodiesterase yields MRSPAAPRPRTLDRVTWQAFLVGGLLLVSVVMLTPGWAGEILWDAVPLLAVGAMVLGVRRNRPAAARAWWWLTAGVAWWTAVDVGWTTWYVVVGDSDLVPWWYDVLYVPTYVLLVVGLARLPRNSLRVRHETATMDAVVVVVGFALLYWAIVFRSVLGPDVVHDPARSLSVLSLAMGLGVVLMTARLWFRYGNRNRAYALLGWGVTASTFADMLYTVTLTGDGLPGISVLDTSLTEGVGSASWLVWFVLFGTAALHPATRGSEDAAPSTALTLARGIVFFLVVTVGPVTFLLTLRTGASVTLAWEDLAVPLLTVGLLSAFLVARLVVGTSTAQRRAIQLDRQATELSRALHEQRALQELLSHQARHDPLTGLGNRAHFNDRLAASDGAGGRAVLMIDLDGFKSVNDDNGHPAGDELLSQVAARMRGVVGDRDTVARIGGDEFAVLLEHTDESAAHDAAWRVVRAIGEAFVVDAQAVRVTASIGVRLLDGSVGTEEALRDADLALYAAKAAGKNQVCVFDPRLRAEQVGRSRLVSGLRHALSRDELVVHYQPVVDLVTREVLSVEALLRWQSARGLVMPDRFIPVAEDTGLIVPIGDHVLRRATADARVWFDAHGVGVHVNVSGRQLRRPDVVPTVLGALDAAGLPGRALVLEITETALLATGKPETALVAAHLSELREHGVRVAIDDFGTGYSSLAYLQRLPVDIVKIDGAFTRFAADPGDEARRRRALATAIVDLCATLDLQAVAEQIETAEEAEAVRALGCPLGQGYLFGRPVPRDQIAPLLGSPDVTAHRSR; encoded by the coding sequence ATGCGCTCCCCTGCCGCGCCGCGCCCTCGCACGCTCGACCGCGTGACGTGGCAGGCGTTCCTCGTCGGCGGGCTGCTCCTGGTGTCCGTCGTCATGCTCACGCCGGGCTGGGCCGGAGAGATCCTGTGGGACGCCGTCCCGCTGCTCGCCGTCGGCGCGATGGTGCTCGGCGTGCGCCGGAACCGGCCCGCGGCCGCGCGCGCCTGGTGGTGGCTGACCGCCGGCGTCGCGTGGTGGACCGCCGTCGACGTCGGGTGGACCACCTGGTACGTGGTCGTGGGCGACAGCGACCTGGTGCCGTGGTGGTACGACGTCCTCTACGTGCCGACCTACGTGCTGCTCGTCGTCGGGCTCGCGCGCCTGCCGCGCAACTCGCTGCGGGTGCGGCACGAGACCGCCACGATGGACGCCGTCGTCGTCGTGGTCGGGTTCGCGCTGCTGTACTGGGCGATCGTGTTCCGCAGCGTCCTCGGCCCGGACGTCGTGCACGACCCGGCGCGGTCGCTGTCGGTCCTCTCGCTCGCGATGGGCCTCGGTGTCGTCCTCATGACCGCCCGGCTGTGGTTCCGCTACGGCAACCGCAACCGCGCGTACGCGCTGCTCGGCTGGGGCGTGACCGCCTCGACGTTCGCCGACATGCTCTACACGGTGACCCTCACCGGCGACGGCCTGCCGGGCATCTCTGTGCTCGACACCTCGCTCACGGAGGGCGTCGGCAGCGCGAGCTGGCTCGTGTGGTTCGTGCTGTTCGGGACGGCCGCGCTGCACCCCGCGACCCGCGGCTCGGAGGACGCGGCGCCCAGCACCGCACTGACGCTGGCGCGCGGGATCGTCTTCTTCCTCGTGGTGACCGTCGGACCCGTGACGTTCCTGCTCACGCTGCGCACGGGCGCGTCGGTCACGCTCGCGTGGGAGGACCTCGCGGTGCCGCTCCTGACGGTCGGGCTCCTGTCGGCGTTCCTCGTCGCCCGGCTCGTCGTCGGTACGAGCACCGCGCAGCGGCGCGCGATCCAGCTCGACCGGCAGGCCACCGAGCTGTCCCGTGCGCTGCACGAGCAGCGGGCCCTGCAGGAGCTGCTCAGCCACCAGGCCCGGCACGACCCGCTCACGGGGCTCGGCAACCGCGCGCACTTCAACGACCGGCTGGCTGCCTCCGACGGGGCCGGCGGGCGCGCGGTCCTCATGATCGACCTCGACGGCTTCAAGAGCGTGAACGACGACAACGGGCACCCGGCGGGCGACGAGCTGCTGTCGCAGGTGGCGGCCCGCATGCGCGGCGTCGTCGGGGACCGGGACACCGTCGCGCGGATCGGCGGCGACGAGTTCGCCGTGCTGCTGGAGCACACCGACGAGAGCGCCGCGCACGACGCCGCGTGGCGCGTGGTCCGCGCGATCGGGGAGGCGTTCGTCGTCGACGCGCAGGCGGTGCGCGTCACCGCGAGCATCGGCGTGCGGCTGCTGGACGGGTCGGTGGGGACCGAGGAGGCGCTGCGGGACGCGGACCTCGCCCTCTACGCCGCGAAGGCGGCAGGCAAGAACCAGGTGTGCGTGTTCGACCCGCGGCTGCGCGCCGAGCAGGTCGGCCGGTCCCGGCTCGTCTCCGGGCTGCGGCACGCCCTGAGCCGGGACGAGCTCGTGGTCCACTACCAGCCGGTCGTCGATCTCGTCACGCGCGAGGTGCTGTCGGTCGAGGCGCTGCTGCGCTGGCAGTCCGCGCGCGGGCTCGTCATGCCGGACCGGTTCATCCCCGTGGCCGAGGACACCGGCCTGATCGTGCCGATCGGCGATCACGTGCTGCGCCGCGCCACCGCGGACGCCCGCGTGTGGTTCGACGCGCACGGCGTCGGCGTGCACGTCAACGTCTCCGGTCGTCAGCTGCGCCGCCCCGACGTCGTGCCGACCGTCCTGGGCGCACTCGATGCCGCGGGCCTGCCCGGGCGCGCGCTCGTGCTGGAGATCACCGAGACCGCGCTGCTCGCGACCGGCAAGCCCGAGACCGCGCTCGTCGCCGCGCACCTGTCCGAGCTGCGCGAGCACGGCGTGCGCGTCGCGATCGACGACTTCGGCACGGGCTACTCCTCGCTCGCCTACCTGCAGCGCCTGCCCGTCGACATCGTGAAGATCGACGGGGCCTTCACGCGGTTCGCCGCCGACCCCGGCGACGAGGCGCGCCGCCGCCGCGCCCTGGCCACCGCGATCGTCGACCTGTGCGCGACGCTCGACCTGCAGGCCGTCGCCGAGCAGATCGAGACCGCCGAGGAGGCCGAGGCCGTGCGCGCGCTCGGCTGCCCGCTCGGCCAGGGCTACCTGTTCGGCCGCCCGGTCCCCCGCGACCAGATCGCGCCCCTGCTCGGCAGCCCCGACGTCACGGCGCACCGCTCCCGCTGA